A genomic window from Pseudomonas cavernicola includes:
- a CDS encoding SRPBCC family protein, translating to MNAADSDTPANSTAATHEFVFTRTFDAPRDLVFKAWTEVDRLAQWWGPKGFKMLVSTLDLRPGGVFHYGMRAPNGQDMWGRFVYREIVAPDRLAFIVSFSDEQGGVTRHPWSPDWPLEVLSTMTFEEHSGKTTVIGRSTPFNATELEHKTFEAGYDSMQHGYSGTMDQLADYLAKATEGPSQ from the coding sequence ATGAATGCAGCAGACTCCGATACCCCAGCGAATAGTACTGCGGCCACTCACGAGTTCGTCTTCACGCGCACCTTCGATGCGCCCCGTGACCTCGTATTCAAGGCCTGGACCGAAGTGGATCGCCTAGCGCAATGGTGGGGGCCAAAAGGTTTCAAGATGCTGGTCAGCACCCTGGATTTACGCCCGGGCGGTGTCTTTCACTACGGCATGCGCGCCCCAAACGGCCAGGACATGTGGGGGCGGTTCGTGTATCGCGAAATTGTGGCGCCGGACAGGCTCGCCTTCATCGTGTCCTTCTCCGATGAGCAGGGCGGCGTCACCCGGCACCCCTGGAGTCCGGACTGGCCGCTGGAAGTCCTGTCGACGATGACGTTCGAGGAGCACTCAGGTAAAACCACAGTCATTGGTCGATCGACTCCCTTCAACGCGACTGAGCTGGAGCACAAGACCTTCGAGGCCGGGTACGACTCCATGCAGCATGGCTACAGCGGCACCATGGATCAGCTCGCCGACTACCTGGCGAAAGCGACCGAGGGACCGAGTCAATGA